One region of Desulfovibrio intestinalis genomic DNA includes:
- a CDS encoding MFS transporter gives MSTDNPNTHSAPPQGAPVQKRLSKGARWRVLIAVMVAWLPIATDMTILHIAVPSLTLSLQATGTEILWIIDIYPLIIASLLVPMGTQGDRIGPRKLLLVGLLIFMAASLAAAFSPTAKSLIMARGLLAVGGAMIIPSVLAIIRITFDDWKERAMALGIWGTVSTVAAAMGPLAGGLLLEHFWWGSVFLINVPIILIILPLAAHLLPKPQIKAKGTWPIGQALTLAAGLMATVYAIKAVFKQGSSMLLCGGVLACGIFLLALFIRKQLTARAPMLDLGLFRMPAIRVGLVTALIVSGALAGVELTIAQELQFVLGRTPLQAGIFMLPIMAASAVGGPLAGKLVVWGGLRSVCTLSLLAAGASLAGLGFASFHDAGWLVFSCMVILGLSLSIGLTASSIAIMGSVPPEKGGAAGSIEALGYDLGAGLGITGFGVLLSVNYSAALRLPEYIRQSLPHSVVDSISDTMVAAELAGGEKGKAIAEAGQMAFSSAHSTVLLSAALLVFLLGLWVFNGLRHYNPKEQSKG, from the coding sequence ATGAGCACAGACAATCCGAATACACACAGTGCGCCCCCACAGGGCGCTCCTGTTCAAAAGCGCCTTTCCAAGGGCGCACGCTGGCGGGTGCTTATTGCCGTTATGGTGGCATGGTTGCCCATTGCCACGGACATGACCATCCTGCATATCGCCGTGCCGTCGTTGACGCTTTCGCTACAGGCCACGGGCACGGAAATACTCTGGATTATTGACATCTACCCGCTGATTATTGCCAGCCTGCTGGTGCCAATGGGCACGCAGGGCGACCGCATCGGCCCGCGCAAACTGCTCTTGGTCGGGCTGCTCATCTTTATGGCCGCTTCGCTGGCAGCGGCCTTTTCGCCAACGGCCAAAAGCCTGATTATGGCCAGGGGCCTGCTTGCCGTGGGCGGAGCCATGATAATACCCAGTGTGCTGGCCATCATACGGATTACATTTGACGACTGGAAAGAACGGGCCATGGCCCTGGGCATCTGGGGTACGGTAAGTACCGTGGCCGCCGCCATGGGCCCTCTGGCGGGCGGCCTTTTGCTTGAGCATTTCTGGTGGGGATCTGTTTTTCTTATCAATGTGCCGATCATTCTGATTATCCTGCCCCTGGCTGCCCACCTGCTGCCCAAGCCCCAAATCAAGGCCAAAGGCACATGGCCCATCGGGCAGGCTCTGACACTGGCCGCGGGCCTTATGGCGACGGTGTATGCCATTAAGGCCGTTTTCAAACAGGGCTCTTCAATGCTGCTTTGCGGCGGCGTGCTGGCTTGCGGTATTTTTTTGCTGGCATTGTTCATACGCAAGCAGCTGACTGCGCGCGCGCCCATGCTTGACCTTGGCCTGTTCCGCATGCCTGCCATCCGCGTGGGACTCGTGACAGCCCTTATTGTTTCAGGCGCGCTGGCTGGCGTGGAGCTTACCATTGCCCAGGAGTTGCAGTTTGTTCTCGGGCGCACGCCCTTGCAGGCTGGCATTTTCATGCTGCCCATCATGGCGGCTTCTGCCGTTGGCGGCCCTTTGGCCGGAAAACTGGTCGTTTGGGGTGGGCTGCGGAGCGTCTGTACACTGTCGCTGCTGGCTGCCGGAGCCAGCCTCGCCGGGCTGGGTTTTGCGAGCTTTCATGACGCTGGCTGGCTGGTGTTCTCGTGCATGGTCATTTTGGGGCTTTCACTCAGCATTGGTTTGACGGCCTCATCCATTGCCATCATGGGCAGCGTGCCGCCGGAAAAAGGCGGGGCAGCAGGATCCATTGAAGCTCTGGGTTATGATCTGGGCGCGGGCTTGGGCATCACGGGCTTTGGGGTTCTGCTGTCAGTAAACTACAGCGCGGCCTTGCGTTTGCCGGAATACATACGCCAGAGCCTGCCGCACAGTGTCGTGGATTCTATCAGCGATACGATGGTTGCCGCGGAGCTGGCTGGTGGAGAAAAAGGCAAAGCCATTGCCGAGGCCGGACAAATGGCCTTTTCCTCCGCACACAGCACAGTGCTGCTGTCTGCGGCGCTTCTGGTATTTCTTTTGGGCTTGTGGGTTTTCAACGGATTACGCCACTATAACCCAAAGGAACAAAGTAAAGGCTGA
- the fliR gene encoding flagellar biosynthetic protein FliR, whose protein sequence is MDVFNYNQAEILSLILTMMRVSIVMFMLPVFSTNNIPVQVKAAITLVFTLGVWPHLALPGSQMPAHPFDMVIMILGEAVLGLVLGMAVNFLFMGIQAGGELLGFQMGFTMINFADPLTGNQTGITAFFLWMVSLLTFLALDGHLYMIKGFAESFKLIPPGGLFIGSNIMWQILHLASQMFVLALQIAAPVMVALFMVEVALGLVARTSPQIHIMEFGFPAKIGVGFFFVGLLLVIMADHVETFILGLDGLFTNLLRSMSPLYQ, encoded by the coding sequence ATGGACGTGTTCAACTACAACCAGGCTGAGATTTTAAGTCTCATACTTACCATGATGCGGGTAAGTATTGTCATGTTCATGCTGCCTGTGTTTTCCACCAACAATATCCCCGTACAGGTCAAAGCCGCCATAACCCTGGTGTTCACGCTGGGCGTATGGCCGCATCTCGCCCTGCCGGGCAGCCAGATGCCTGCCCATCCCTTCGACATGGTAATCATGATTCTGGGCGAGGCGGTGCTGGGGCTGGTGCTGGGCATGGCCGTCAATTTTCTGTTTATGGGCATTCAGGCGGGTGGTGAACTTCTGGGCTTTCAGATGGGCTTCACCATGATAAATTTTGCCGACCCGCTCACCGGCAACCAGACGGGCATAACGGCGTTTTTTCTCTGGATGGTTTCTCTGCTGACCTTTCTGGCGCTGGACGGCCACCTGTACATGATCAAGGGCTTTGCCGAATCCTTCAAGCTGATACCGCCGGGGGGGCTTTTCATCGGCTCCAACATCATGTGGCAGATACTGCACCTGGCTTCGCAGATGTTTGTATTGGCCCTGCAAATTGCGGCTCCGGTAATGGTGGCGCTTTTTATGGTGGAAGTGGCCCTGGGCCTGGTAGCCCGCACCTCGCCGCAGATACACATTATGGAATTCGGCTTTCCGGCCAAGATTGGCGTGGGATTTTTCTTTGTGGGTCTGCTGCTGGTCATTATGGCTGACCATGTGGAAACCTTTATTCTGGGACTGGACGGCCTATTCACCAACCTGCTGCGGTCTATGAGCCCTCTGTATCAGTAG
- a CDS encoding TylF/MycF/NovP-related O-methyltransferase has translation MTKLAEMSDSEAKELLLASATGVGKLVPDMAGVLADGSGDGMMFKQVQGPFPKGPCRFALYGHADSYVGAFYELIDSAQQCILFRGRVATVEKNLLAVACLDLQRDSQSVEIRVYVRQGTRLLVTRCMLRPCSPFDVKIKDESDNFLYNIFDSDTLLRLPLPGARKGVSLHDGAARGISLQQDKLRAFCEADPLFHGAQRAAHGLSLVTRERFLNMFILLKYYLPKLDAQGDIIEFGTFRGGMALFMAYLLKFTKSRRRVYALDTFEGMPLTESAQDYHKQGDFKEDNLMGEMLRRKEMLGLDNLILVKGLFENTVPTLFQEKLSFALAHIDCDIYDAVAYSYESVKDRMVAGGYVVFDDPLAASCQGAMAAVEELLYHRDKLHAEQVYPHMVFRLGLEQGF, from the coding sequence ATGACTAAGCTTGCAGAGATGAGTGACAGTGAAGCAAAGGAACTTTTGCTGGCCTCGGCGACAGGCGTGGGAAAGCTGGTTCCTGATATGGCTGGCGTGCTTGCCGATGGATCGGGCGACGGCATGATGTTTAAGCAGGTTCAAGGGCCTTTTCCCAAAGGACCTTGCCGCTTCGCCCTGTACGGCCATGCAGACAGTTATGTTGGCGCTTTTTATGAATTGATAGACAGCGCTCAACAGTGCATTTTGTTTAGAGGCCGCGTAGCAACAGTGGAAAAAAATCTGTTGGCCGTTGCCTGCCTTGACCTTCAGCGGGATAGTCAATCAGTCGAAATTCGCGTTTATGTTCGTCAGGGAACCAGGCTGCTGGTGACGCGCTGTATGCTAAGGCCATGCTCGCCCTTTGATGTAAAAATCAAAGATGAGTCCGATAATTTCCTGTATAATATTTTTGATAGCGATACCTTGTTGCGCTTGCCCCTGCCTGGCGCCAGAAAAGGAGTATCCCTGCATGATGGGGCCGCCAGAGGCATAAGTCTTCAACAAGATAAACTGCGGGCTTTTTGTGAAGCGGATCCGCTTTTTCATGGCGCTCAGCGTGCAGCGCATGGGCTTTCTCTTGTCACCAGAGAGCGATTTTTGAATATGTTTATTCTTCTTAAGTACTACCTGCCGAAGCTGGATGCACAAGGAGATATTATTGAATTTGGTACCTTTCGGGGAGGGATGGCCCTGTTTATGGCCTACCTGCTCAAATTTACAAAAAGCCGCAGGCGCGTATACGCGCTGGACACCTTTGAGGGCATGCCCCTGACCGAGAGCGCGCAAGATTACCACAAACAAGGGGATTTCAAGGAAGATAACTTGATGGGGGAAATGCTTAGGCGGAAAGAGATGCTCGGTCTGGATAACTTGATATTGGTCAAAGGATTGTTTGAAAACACAGTCCCGACGCTGTTTCAGGAAAAACTGTCTTTTGCCCTGGCACATATTGACTGTGATATCTACGACGCCGTTGCCTACTCATATGAGAGCGTGAAAGACCGAATGGTTGCTGGCGGATATGTGGTTTTTGACGATCCTTTGGCAGCCTCTTGCCAGGGGGCCATGGCCGCTGTTGAAGAGCTGCTGTACCATAGGGACAAGTTGCATGCGGAGCAGGTTTATCCGCATATGGTCTTCCGGCTTGGACTGGAACAGGGTTTTTAA
- a CDS encoding glycosyltransferase family 9 protein: MAQRTKTIFNDGGIGDAILVSAIAENCGLCVASTKYNALLEHNPNIVLNDTPAHAVFNSRDVHDALLQRGVAPFYAHYWDLECKNGFYHWRYPETHMIAKLCARAEVYGDIKIYPKIYLSDQEIEENRPVNDKYIVMQSYGAVWKTAGYETWSVVSKVLSKNYTIVQIGAESDPLLPNTKNCLHVGLRETAAIIKNSSAFLGVIGGLMHMARAVGTRSVISFSDSEPEFFSGYIANEHALSQERCDLCRSNKVNMFNGDTCPNKYICGKSISPEVILSSFYRLEKRLSSPLEYDVINNTAEKKDAIHQMMLYRKTQRRPVLDGFSKVFA; encoded by the coding sequence ATGGCCCAACGCACAAAAACGATTTTTAATGATGGCGGCATAGGCGATGCCATCCTCGTTTCGGCAATTGCCGAGAACTGTGGCCTTTGCGTGGCTTCAACAAAATACAATGCTCTTCTTGAGCATAACCCAAATATTGTTTTGAATGATACTCCCGCACATGCCGTTTTTAATTCGCGCGACGTGCATGATGCCCTGTTGCAACGTGGTGTCGCTCCATTTTATGCTCACTATTGGGATCTTGAATGCAAAAATGGATTTTATCATTGGCGTTATCCAGAAACACATATGATAGCAAAGCTTTGTGCCAGAGCCGAAGTGTATGGCGATATCAAGATTTATCCAAAAATATACCTGAGCGATCAGGAAATTGAAGAAAACAGACCTGTAAATGATAAATATATTGTTATGCAAAGCTATGGCGCAGTATGGAAAACTGCCGGCTATGAAACATGGTCTGTGGTAAGCAAAGTTTTAAGTAAAAACTATACGATTGTTCAGATTGGAGCAGAAAGCGATCCATTGCTTCCAAATACGAAAAACTGCCTTCATGTTGGGTTAAGAGAAACTGCTGCTATAATAAAAAATAGTAGTGCCTTCCTTGGTGTCATTGGAGGATTGATGCACATGGCAAGAGCCGTGGGAACAAGATCTGTAATATCTTTTTCAGATAGTGAACCAGAGTTTTTTTCTGGATATATTGCCAATGAGCATGCTCTTTCTCAGGAGCGTTGTGACCTGTGTAGGTCAAATAAAGTTAATATGTTTAATGGTGACACTTGTCCTAACAAATATATATGTGGGAAAAGTATATCGCCAGAGGTAATTTTGTCGTCTTTTTATCGCCTTGAAAAGAGGCTTTCGTCCCCGCTAGAGTACGATGTGATAAATAATACGGCAGAAAAAAAAGATGCGATACATCAGATGATGCTATACAGGAAAACTCAAAGAAGACCAGTTTTGGACGGTTTTTCCAAGGTCTTTGCATAG
- a CDS encoding class I SAM-dependent methyltransferase — MFNSINSYASRQGMNEINLHLGCGGENIEGWINIDNYDYEGKDTSRSGSCYDLKMDIRALDAADSSVDRILLVHVLEHFTRWAAIDLLAQFHRLLRPEGLLLMEHPDLDACIKMYLESQASIDTPLGALNLGFSQFYGNQWDRLDYETHRYVWTKNEMASELIKAGFEVLVLDNQAKFHVPGRDMRVIARACKTPR, encoded by the coding sequence ATGTTTAACTCAATTAATTCTTATGCCAGTCGCCAAGGCATGAATGAGATAAATTTGCACCTTGGGTGCGGTGGGGAAAATATTGAGGGCTGGATAAACATTGATAACTATGATTATGAGGGGAAAGATACCTCACGAAGCGGGTCATGTTACGATTTAAAGATGGATATCCGCGCGTTGGATGCCGCTGATAGCAGTGTAGACCGCATTCTTCTTGTTCATGTGCTTGAGCATTTTACACGATGGGCCGCCATAGACCTTCTGGCTCAATTTCACCGTTTGCTCCGACCGGAAGGGCTTCTTCTCATGGAGCATCCAGACCTTGATGCCTGCATAAAAATGTATCTGGAAAGCCAGGCCAGCATTGATACTCCTCTGGGGGCCCTTAATCTGGGTTTTTCTCAGTTTTATGGCAACCAGTGGGACAGGCTTGATTATGAAACACACCGCTACGTTTGGACAAAAAATGAAATGGCCAGTGAATTGATCAAAGCCGGATTTGAAGTTCTTGTGCTAGATAATCAGGCTAAATTTCATGTGCCAGGGCGCGATATGCGCGTGATCGCTCGCGCTTGCAAGACGCCCCGCTGA
- a CDS encoding glycosyltransferase encodes MSDAQANAASFIKGSPLRKPEYFIGPVAWWNGSLTCGGVERQILASAKAFQDKGTPIVLLCRTLSAAGGNDFFLAEAKNCCKAVLEFSLDKIKVEDFQAARGVVDAAFENPPPVFRDSVAVYAAWFLRLMPRLLHIWNADHLEPLLAAIIAGVPNIIIAGRSLAPRSRAPYGFESVDESLAHAILSRAVQMPGVVMTNNSRAGCIDYEEWLNLPAGSVSLTSNILRLKDWPCPEPENVAALRIKLGIPEKSPVVGGLIRFVSIKDPELWICTAMRVCAANPGLYAVLAGHGPMYEQLKNVVASTAHADRILLPGAIKNVSDFLSLCSVFLHTAYVEGLPNALLEAHALGVPIVTTRCGGAADVVVHGQSGFVLDGRDEVALANHVGWLSRHPEAARAAGQTGRVHVGRDFSLEHSLGQLQVVYDRITGKTAKRCDSQCVC; translated from the coding sequence ATGTCAGACGCACAAGCCAATGCTGCGAGCTTCATTAAAGGCTCTCCTTTGCGCAAGCCAGAATATTTCATCGGCCCGGTGGCATGGTGGAACGGTTCCCTGACTTGCGGCGGTGTTGAGCGCCAAATTTTGGCTTCAGCTAAAGCTTTTCAGGATAAAGGAACCCCCATTGTCCTGCTGTGCCGGACCTTGTCTGCCGCAGGAGGAAATGATTTTTTTCTGGCAGAAGCCAAGAACTGCTGTAAGGCTGTTCTTGAATTTTCTCTGGATAAGATAAAGGTTGAAGATTTTCAGGCGGCACGCGGAGTTGTAGATGCTGCTTTTGAAAATCCTCCCCCTGTTTTTCGGGATAGTGTTGCCGTTTATGCAGCCTGGTTTTTGCGTTTAATGCCTCGATTACTGCATATCTGGAATGCCGATCATCTCGAACCCCTATTGGCGGCGATTATTGCGGGTGTTCCAAATATAATAATTGCCGGGCGCAGTCTTGCACCGCGCAGTCGAGCACCATATGGCTTTGAAAGTGTTGATGAATCGTTGGCGCACGCTATTCTTAGCAGGGCCGTGCAGATGCCAGGCGTAGTTATGACCAACAACAGCCGCGCCGGATGCATCGATTATGAGGAATGGCTCAACCTGCCCGCGGGAAGTGTTTCGCTGACATCAAATATTCTTCGATTAAAGGATTGGCCTTGTCCTGAGCCAGAGAATGTAGCCGCTTTGCGCATTAAACTCGGCATCCCTGAAAAATCCCCGGTGGTGGGTGGTCTTATCCGTTTTGTCTCGATTAAGGACCCGGAGCTCTGGATCTGCACAGCTATGCGCGTATGTGCGGCTAATCCCGGTCTTTATGCAGTTCTGGCTGGGCACGGTCCGATGTATGAGCAGCTAAAGAACGTAGTGGCCAGCACTGCGCATGCTGATCGCATCCTTCTGCCTGGAGCGATCAAGAATGTTTCCGATTTTTTGTCGCTCTGCTCGGTCTTTTTACATACGGCTTATGTGGAAGGATTGCCCAATGCGCTCCTGGAAGCCCACGCCTTAGGGGTGCCCATAGTGACCACCAGGTGTGGCGGTGCTGCCGATGTGGTAGTGCATGGACAAAGCGGATTTGTGCTGGACGGGCGTGACGAAGTAGCTTTGGCCAATCATGTTGGCTGGTTGTCCAGGCATCCAGAGGCTGCCAGAGCCGCAGGGCAGACAGGGCGGGTGCATGTTGGGCGTGATTTTTCCCTGGAACACTCATTGGGACAGCTCCAGGTGGTTTATGACAGGATTACGGGGAAGACTGCCAAGCGCTGTGATAGCCAATGCGTCTGCTAA